The following are from one region of the Paenibacillus sabinae T27 genome:
- a CDS encoding alpha/beta hydrolase fold domain-containing protein encodes MSEQKSRSRHLVDPEFSSGMVMGSPVVDRTGNAALAAQHGFCCVAIYYRLAPEHPFAGEFVWTKGSNYFGWNPLLGHEPGQAEDIVLL; translated from the coding sequence GTGAGTGAACAAAAGAGCAGAAGCAGACATCTGGTTGACCCGGAATTTTCGAGCGGCATGGTTATGGGCAGTCCAGTCGTTGACCGGACCGGCAATGCAGCGCTCGCTGCACAGCACGGCTTTTGCTGCGTAGCGATCTATTACCGCCTTGCTCCAGAGCATCCCTTTGCAGGCGAATTTGTCTGGACCAAGGGTAGCAACTATTTCGGCTGGAATCCCTTACTAGGGCATGAACCCGGGCAGGCAGAGGATATAGTGCTGCTTTGA
- a CDS encoding SPOR domain-containing protein has protein sequence MSNGRMTFRFDAGKDKLKELQPESVPEQTKTEQQAEIYSLDEARRMAGSSRQGIAPDPMHPRGHFQDREYRLEELEQAYYDNKKTFGGSPNRNDRNVRDDRDDGNLDGRGSDSTVDSELLRESFLRSRRIGDWREGQTGTEGSYADFDYGSPAYSEDDGPSARGPFPELEEEPLNDGGGYYTTRRPSSWWKFPASVAGAIGIGLMLGYAALTFIGGVNSGDSANKASSNSAAGQHTSGNAVNAPAIPVQVAAQSYYLLQYGVFSTPEGAAQAKQELLNAGLAAGIDPEDGNRVYAGLSSDREQAKLLGGKLEAQGIDLYVKEVTLPGESRLVFNGDGETVAQYFEASRALLGELSSLSAALLGGGPAADMTKVSDLHLQWTEAAKALEAGLTPNERGVAKELEKSVSRGVSAMSEYGKSKADGLLWEVQSSMLEMLSGQKRLMAAMEQG, from the coding sequence TTGAGTAACGGAAGAATGACGTTCCGATTCGATGCCGGAAAGGACAAGCTGAAGGAACTTCAGCCGGAATCCGTACCGGAACAGACGAAGACCGAGCAGCAGGCCGAAATATACAGTCTGGATGAAGCCCGGCGTATGGCCGGGAGCAGCCGGCAGGGAATAGCCCCGGACCCTATGCATCCGCGCGGCCATTTCCAGGACCGGGAGTATCGGCTGGAGGAACTGGAGCAGGCTTACTACGATAACAAGAAAACTTTTGGCGGCAGCCCCAATCGGAATGATCGGAACGTTCGGGATGATCGGGACGATGGCAATCTTGATGGACGGGGCAGTGACAGCACTGTGGACAGTGAACTGCTGCGCGAATCGTTTCTCCGCTCCCGGAGGATCGGAGACTGGCGGGAAGGGCAGACCGGAACCGAAGGAAGCTATGCCGATTTCGATTACGGCTCTCCGGCGTATTCGGAAGATGATGGCCCGTCCGCCAGAGGCCCTTTCCCGGAATTGGAGGAGGAGCCGCTCAACGACGGCGGGGGATACTACACAACCCGCCGTCCCTCCTCCTGGTGGAAGTTCCCGGCTTCGGTTGCGGGCGCTATCGGCATTGGTCTGATGCTTGGATATGCTGCGCTGACTTTTATCGGCGGGGTCAATAGCGGCGATTCCGCAAATAAGGCGTCGTCAAACTCAGCCGCGGGTCAGCATACTTCGGGCAATGCGGTAAACGCCCCGGCGATTCCCGTACAGGTGGCTGCGCAGAGCTATTATCTGCTCCAGTACGGCGTATTCAGCACGCCGGAAGGAGCGGCGCAGGCGAAGCAGGAGCTGTTGAACGCCGGGCTGGCCGCAGGCATCGACCCGGAGGACGGCAACCGGGTATACGCCGGGTTGTCATCCGACCGGGAGCAGGCGAAGCTGCTCGGGGGCAAACTGGAGGCGCAGGGCATTGACCTGTACGTTAAGGAAGTCACGCTTCCGGGCGAAAGCAGGCTGGTATTTAACGGAGACGGGGAAACGGTCGCCCAGTATTTCGAAGCCAGCAGAGCGCTGCTCGGCGAGCTGAGCTCGCTGTCAGCGGCGCTGCTTGGCGGCGGTCCCGCTGCGGACATGACGAAGGTGAGCGATCTCCATCTGCAATGGACGGAAGCGGCAAAGGCGCTTGAAGCGGGTCTGACACCCAATGAACGGGGCGTCGCGAAAGAGCTGGAGAAATCCGTCAGCCGGGGTGTATCGGCAATGAGTGAATATGGCAAGAGCAAGGCGGACGGCCTGCTCTGGGAAGTGCAATCCTCTATGCTCGAAATGCTGAGCGGCCAGAAAAGACTGATGGCCGCAATGGAACAAGGATAG
- a CDS encoding (S)-acetoin forming diacetyl reductase, translated as MSRVDGKVALVTGGGQGIGRAIALRLSQDGFAVAVVDLNENNANKVAGEIEAAGGRSIALKADVSNRDEVFAAVEETAAKLGGFDVIVNNAGIAPVKMIEEVTLDDLDKVFHINVASVVWGIQAATAKLKELGHGGKIVNASSQAGHVGNASLSVYSASKFAVRSLTQTAAQELAKYGITVNAYCPGIVQTPMWGSIDKQITSSKGEEQGEATKEFGSKITLGRLSTPEDVAAFVSFLAGPDSDYMTGQSPLIDGGMVFK; from the coding sequence ATGAGTAGAGTTGACGGTAAAGTGGCGCTTGTAACCGGAGGAGGACAAGGGATCGGCCGGGCGATCGCGCTTCGACTTAGTCAAGACGGATTTGCTGTTGCTGTAGTGGACCTGAATGAGAACAATGCGAACAAAGTCGCCGGGGAGATCGAAGCGGCTGGCGGCCGCTCCATCGCCCTCAAAGCCGATGTTTCTAACCGTGATGAGGTGTTTGCCGCAGTAGAGGAAACGGCCGCGAAGCTGGGAGGCTTCGATGTGATTGTCAATAATGCCGGTATTGCGCCTGTAAAAATGATTGAAGAAGTAACTCTCGATGACTTGGACAAAGTATTTCATATCAATGTCGCCAGCGTTGTCTGGGGAATCCAGGCCGCCACGGCGAAGCTCAAGGAGCTGGGACACGGGGGTAAAATCGTCAACGCCTCTTCGCAGGCCGGCCATGTCGGCAATGCAAGTCTCAGCGTATACTCCGCTTCGAAATTCGCGGTTCGTTCCCTGACGCAGACCGCCGCCCAGGAGCTGGCTAAATACGGCATCACTGTAAACGCCTATTGCCCCGGTATTGTGCAGACGCCAATGTGGGGTTCCATCGATAAACAAATCACAAGCTCCAAAGGGGAAGAGCAAGGCGAAGCAACCAAGGAATTCGGCAGTAAAATCACGCTCGGACGTCTGTCGACGCCGGAGGATGTCGCCGCTTTTGTTTCCTTCCTGGCAGGTCCAGATTCCGATTATATGACCGGCCAATCGCCGCTGATTGACGGCGGGATGGTCTTCAAGTAA
- a CDS encoding Maf family protein, with translation MNDNSIPSIILASGSPRRRELLSLLGLPLEVIPSEADESFPPEWAPERIVSELALRKAEAVIPLAGKRDAVIVGSDTIVVLDGRVLGKPANEKESREMLSALQGRSHKVYTGLACIRLWEREVNAALRLEELGTRGGETIKLGDLGQFSILSESPAGTPAVMAGYTESRVTFRPMSGEEIGGYIRTGEPLDKAGSYGIQGIGSVFIEKIEGDFYSVMGLPLNLLYQMLLRYSISPFNIG, from the coding sequence GTGAACGACAACAGCATACCTTCGATCATTCTTGCTTCCGGTTCGCCTCGCCGCCGGGAGCTTTTATCGTTACTGGGGCTTCCCCTTGAAGTCATACCGAGTGAAGCGGACGAAAGCTTCCCGCCGGAATGGGCGCCTGAACGCATCGTCAGCGAGCTTGCCCTCCGCAAGGCGGAAGCGGTTATCCCGCTTGCAGGGAAGCGGGACGCCGTCATCGTAGGGAGCGACACGATTGTCGTCCTGGACGGCCGGGTTCTCGGCAAGCCGGCGAATGAGAAAGAGAGCAGGGAGATGCTATCCGCCCTTCAGGGGCGAAGCCATAAGGTGTATACGGGCCTGGCCTGCATCAGGCTTTGGGAACGGGAGGTCAATGCTGCTCTCCGCTTGGAGGAGCTTGGGACACGCGGCGGCGAGACGATAAAGCTGGGCGATCTTGGGCAATTCAGCATTCTCTCCGAATCGCCGGCAGGGACACCTGCGGTTATGGCCGGCTACACGGAAAGCCGGGTTACGTTCCGGCCGATGTCGGGGGAGGAAATCGGCGGTTATATCCGGACAGGCGAGCCTCTGGATAAGGCCGGCTCGTACGGGATACAGGGGATTGGGTCTGTTTTTATCGAGAAGATTGAAGGCGACTTTTACAGTGTAATGGGGCTTCCGCTGAATTTGCTGTACCAAATGCTGCTGAGATACAGCATCAGTCCTTTCAACATCGGCTGA
- a CDS encoding epoxide hydrolase family protein, giving the protein MTVERFRIHVSDNILDDLKERLHRVRWPDQLEGSGWERGTDLYELQSLVSYWRDQYDWRAQEAELNRFSQYRCTIDGIDVHFVHERGKGPNPIPIILTHGWPDSYLRYHKIISLLTDPESHGGRPEDAFDVIVPSLPGFGFSGRPTQPGFNNLTVSEMWVKLMTSVLGYSRFVAAGGDIGSGVTRNLAANHPELLYGIHLTDVGIIRDLLSAHNEDALTEEERQYKISASRWIAQEGGYMSLQSTKPQTLAYGLSDSPAGLAGWILEKFRAWSDCKGNLLQKFSEDDLLTAIMIYWVTNTIGSSTRIYYENSHTLPPLGRIEVPAGIAIFPADIALPPKSWIMRNLNVTRWSEMPSGGHFTAMEEPERMADDIRAFCRPFRAENNQ; this is encoded by the coding sequence ATGACAGTTGAACGCTTCCGCATTCATGTCTCCGATAATATTCTTGACGATCTGAAAGAACGGCTCCATCGCGTCCGCTGGCCTGATCAATTAGAAGGCTCAGGCTGGGAGCGAGGAACAGATTTATATGAATTGCAATCACTTGTCTCCTATTGGAGAGATCAGTACGATTGGCGCGCGCAGGAAGCCGAGTTGAACCGCTTTTCCCAGTATCGCTGCACGATTGACGGCATTGACGTGCATTTCGTCCATGAGCGCGGCAAAGGGCCCAACCCTATCCCTATTATTCTTACCCATGGATGGCCAGATAGTTATCTTCGTTATCACAAAATCATTTCACTGCTGACGGATCCGGAGAGTCATGGCGGTCGTCCGGAGGACGCATTTGATGTCATTGTCCCTTCGCTACCGGGCTTTGGCTTCTCCGGCCGTCCAACCCAGCCTGGCTTCAACAATTTGACCGTCTCTGAAATGTGGGTAAAACTCATGACATCCGTATTAGGCTACAGCCGTTTTGTCGCTGCAGGCGGGGATATTGGCTCGGGGGTTACCCGCAATCTGGCTGCCAATCATCCAGAGCTTCTATACGGCATCCATTTAACGGATGTTGGCATTATTAGAGATCTGCTGTCTGCTCATAATGAGGATGCGCTTACGGAAGAAGAACGGCAGTATAAAATCAGTGCTTCCAGATGGATTGCGCAGGAGGGAGGCTATATGTCGCTTCAGTCGACGAAGCCTCAGACGCTTGCTTATGGACTTTCGGATTCTCCTGCAGGCTTGGCCGGCTGGATTCTCGAGAAGTTTCGCGCATGGAGCGACTGTAAGGGTAATCTTTTACAGAAATTTAGCGAGGATGATCTGCTGACTGCGATTATGATCTATTGGGTGACGAACACGATTGGATCGTCCACGCGCATCTATTATGAGAATTCCCATACGCTGCCGCCGCTAGGACGAATAGAGGTCCCTGCCGGCATCGCCATTTTCCCTGCAGATATCGCGCTTCCGCCCAAGTCATGGATCATGCGCAATCTGAATGTGACGCGCTGGTCGGAAATGCCTTCCGGCGGCCATTTCACGGCGATGGAAGAGCCAGAGCGGATGGCCGATGACATTCGCGCTTTTTGCAGGCCCTTTAGGGCGGAAAACAACCAATAA
- a CDS encoding DUF4321 domain-containing protein codes for MKKKNVGTLLLFLILGWLAGSWIARLLQPVKALSFLTKSTLIKWSPQADLDIISYDITIRLKLCLLSLAGIIIAVWLYRRK; via the coding sequence ATGAAGAAGAAAAATGTGGGTACGCTACTGTTGTTTCTTATTCTGGGCTGGCTGGCCGGCTCTTGGATTGCCAGGCTGCTGCAGCCGGTTAAGGCGCTGTCGTTCCTGACCAAGTCCACTTTGATCAAATGGTCGCCGCAAGCCGACCTGGATATCATCAGCTATGACATTACGATTCGGCTGAAGCTATGTCTGCTCAGTCTGGCAGGGATTATCATCGCCGTCTGGCTGTACCGCAGAAAATAG
- the radC gene encoding RadC family protein: protein MESSTFMLRDLPHEERPRERMMQYGAESLSQAELLAILLRTGTRRESAIHVAQRILGQVGGLRRLADLSIEELTQIKGIGPAKAVQLKAGMELGRRMANTRLDQPVTIRSPHDAADILTEQLRYLQKEHFVCLFLNTKNHVIAQETLSMGSLNASIVHPREVFRAAIKCSSASIICAHNHPSGDPTPSPEDIALTRRLLEAGEIVGIDVLDHLIIGDDGFVSMKERGLM, encoded by the coding sequence ATGGAATCGTCGACATTTATGCTGCGAGACCTTCCCCATGAAGAACGACCTAGAGAGCGCATGATGCAATATGGGGCGGAATCACTCAGCCAGGCCGAGCTGCTGGCTATTCTGCTGCGGACGGGAACCCGCCGGGAATCGGCGATCCATGTGGCGCAGCGTATATTGGGACAGGTGGGCGGTCTTCGCCGTCTGGCCGACCTTAGCATTGAAGAATTGACGCAAATCAAGGGAATCGGTCCCGCCAAAGCTGTACAGCTGAAGGCCGGCATGGAGCTGGGACGCCGGATGGCGAACACGCGGCTGGATCAGCCGGTTACGATTCGCAGCCCGCATGATGCGGCGGACATATTGACCGAGCAGCTGCGTTATCTGCAGAAGGAGCATTTTGTCTGCCTGTTTTTGAATACGAAAAATCACGTGATTGCGCAGGAAACGCTGTCGATGGGCAGTCTTAACGCCTCCATTGTTCATCCCAGAGAGGTATTTCGGGCAGCCATCAAATGCAGCAGCGCTTCCATTATATGTGCGCATAACCACCCCAGCGGCGACCCGACGCCGAGTCCGGAGGATATTGCCTTGACCCGGAGACTGCTTGAGGCGGGGGAAATTGTCGGGATTGACGTGCTGGACCATCTTATTATCGGCGATGACGGTTTTGTCAGTATGAAAGAACGAGGCCTAATGTAA
- a CDS encoding helix-turn-helix domain-containing protein: MPQWDRHKKRIVNIEFVAVEELKLLPYPERSTLVFITSGSIKGMLNQRPITISAPGILCLTEDDQMQVMEKNYVSAQSFSFHAEFLNTIRLTETEAHFPAAPRIQTGLSLFERGCTHHGVPRISEKAYPLLFEWFFIMGTEVQAQSDDLWVCRIKKYLIQIMGLLEELNQSREHSPVEAVLDYIHTNYARKISLKDLTACAHLNRMTLNKLFQERCGKTAIGYLQSHRLKVASELLTHTDMSLSDIAQATGFEYDTYLIKQFNAKKGMSPTMYRRSSRQFAVIQ, from the coding sequence ATGCCGCAATGGGATCGGCACAAGAAGCGTATCGTGAATATCGAATTTGTTGCAGTGGAGGAGCTTAAGCTTCTACCCTATCCCGAACGGTCTACACTGGTGTTTATTACATCCGGCAGCATAAAGGGGATGTTGAACCAGCGGCCCATAACCATTAGCGCTCCTGGCATCCTTTGTCTGACCGAGGATGATCAGATGCAGGTAATGGAAAAGAATTATGTATCCGCCCAGTCCTTTAGCTTTCATGCCGAGTTTCTGAACACGATCAGGCTGACCGAAACAGAGGCGCATTTCCCTGCAGCTCCCAGAATACAAACGGGTCTATCGCTGTTTGAGCGCGGATGTACGCATCATGGCGTGCCTCGCATAAGCGAAAAAGCGTATCCGTTATTATTTGAATGGTTCTTTATTATGGGCACCGAGGTGCAGGCGCAAAGCGACGATCTCTGGGTATGCCGGATCAAAAAGTACCTCATTCAAATCATGGGGCTGCTGGAGGAGCTGAATCAAAGCCGGGAGCACTCGCCCGTAGAGGCGGTACTGGATTATATTCACACGAACTACGCGAGAAAAATTTCGCTGAAGGATTTGACGGCTTGTGCCCATTTGAACCGTATGACGCTGAATAAGCTTTTTCAGGAAAGGTGCGGGAAAACAGCAATTGGTTATTTGCAATCGCATCGCTTGAAGGTTGCAAGCGAGCTGCTGACGCATACGGATATGAGTCTGAGTGACATTGCTCAGGCGACTGGATTTGAGTATGACACCTATTTGATCAAACAGTTTAACGCCAAAAAAGGAATGTCCCCGACCATGTATCGGAGATCATCCCGTCAATTCGCTGTCATTCAATAA